The following coding sequences lie in one Pseudorca crassidens isolate mPseCra1 chromosome 2, mPseCra1.hap1, whole genome shotgun sequence genomic window:
- the RCC2 gene encoding protein RCC2 yields the protein MPRKKAAAAWEEPSSGNGTARAGPRKRGGPAGRKRERPERCSSSSGGGSSGDEDGLELDGAPGGGKRAARPAAGKAGGAAVVITEPEHTKERVKLEGSKCKGQLLIFGATNWDLIGRKEVPKQQAAYRNLGQNLWGPHRYGCLSGVRVRTVVSGSCAAHSLLITTEGKLWSWGRNEKGQLGHGDTKRVEAPRLIEGLSHEVIVSAACGRNHTLALTETGSVFAFGENKMGQLGLGNQTDAVPSPAQIMYNGQPITKMACGAEFSMIMDCKGNLYSFGCPEYGQLGHNSDGKFIARAQRIEYDCELVPRRVAIFIEKTKDGQILPVPNVVVRDVACGANHTLVLDSQKRVFSWGFGGYGRLGHAEQKDEMVPRLVKLFDFPGRGASQIYAGYTCSFAVSEVGGLFFWGATNTSRESTMYPKAVQDLCGWRIRSLACGKSSIIVAADESTISWGPSPTFGELGYGDHKPKSSTAAQEVKTLDGIFTEQVAMGYSHSLVIARDESETEKEKIKKLPEYNPRTL from the exons ATGCCCAGGAAGAAGGCGGCAGCGGCCTGGGAGGAGCCGAGCTCGGGCAACGGCACGGCCCGTGCCGGGCCCAGGAAGCGCGGTGGCCCGGCCGGCAGGAAGCGCGAGCGGCCCGAgcgctgcagcagcagcagcggcggcggtAGCAGCGGCGACGAGGACGGCCTGGAGCTCGACGGGGCACCCGGCGGGGGCAAGCGCGCGGCGCGGCCGGCGGCAGGCAAGGCGGGCGGCGCGGCCGTGGTCATCACCGAGCCTGAGCACACCAAGGAGCGCGTC AAACTTGAAGGGTCTAAGTGCAAAGGGCAGCTTTTGATTTTTGGGGCAACCAACTGGGACTTGATTGGTCGAAAAGAAGTGCCTAAGCAACAAG CCGCCTACCGCAACCTCGGTCAGAACTTATGGGGGCCCCACAGGTACGGGTGCCTTTCGGGGGTCCGGGTACGGACGGTGGTGTCGGGGTCATGCGCCGCCCACAGCCTCCTCATCACCACGGAAGGGAAGCTGTGGAGCTGGG GGCGAAATGAGAAGGGCCAGCTGGGCCATGGCGACACCAAGAGAGTTGAAGCCCCCAGACTCATCGAGGGGCTCAGCCACGAGGTGATCGTGTCCGCGGCGTGTGGGCGGAACCACACCTTGGCCTTGACGG AAACGGGCTCCGTGTTTGCGTTTGGGGAGAACAAGATGGGGCAGCTGGGCCTCGGCAACCAGACGGACGCCGTGCCCAGCCCCGCACAG ATAATGTACAACGGGCAGCCAATTACCAAAATGGCCTGTGGGGCTGAATTCAGTATGATAATGGACTGCAAAGGAAACCTCTATTCCTTTGGGTGCCCTGAATATGGTCAGCTGG GACACAACTCGGATGGCAAGTTCATTGCCCGGGCGCAGCGGATAGAGTACGACTGCGAGCTCGTGCCCCGGCGAGTGGCGATCTTCATCGAGAAGACGAAAGACGGCCAGATCCTGCCGGTCCCGAACGTGGTGGTACGGGATGTGGCCTGCGGCGCTAACCACACG CTGGTCCTGGACTCCCAGAAGCGCGTCTTCTCCTGGGGCTTCGGTGGCTACGGCCGGCTGGGCCACGCCGAGCAGAAGGACGAGATGGTTCCCCGCCTGGTGAAGCTGTTCGACTTCCCTGGACGCGGGGCGTCCCAGATATACGCTGGCTACACCTGCTCCTTTGCCGTCAGCGAAGTGG GTGGTCTGTTTTTCTGGGGGGCCACAAACACGTCCCGGGAGTCCACCATGTACCCGAAGGCCGTGCAGGACCTCTGCGGCTGGAGAATCCGGAGCCTGGCTTGTGG GAAGAGCAGCATCATCGTGGCCGCGGACGAGAGCACGATCAGCTGGGGCCCGTCGCCGACCTTTGGGGAGCTG GGCTATGGGGATCACAAGCCCAAGTCTTCCACTGCAGCTCAGGAGGTGAAGACGCTCGACGGCATCTTCACGGAGCAG GTTGCCATGGGTTACTCACACTCCTTGGTGATAGCGAGAGACGAAAGTGAGACGGAGAAGGAGAAGATCAAGAAACTACCAGAGTACAACCCCCGGACCCTCTGA